The following are encoded in a window of Deferribacterota bacterium genomic DNA:
- a CDS encoding HD-GYP domain-containing protein, translating into RILKLDVDWVDTRFLKKNVVVDSELKQNLIKHGIKYVYISDDYSNYIPNIKDLESVSFKTVYDNPKIYLHSVAVVKAVFNEILEKKTVNLDAIYKAADKVVETTTKDYRPLVYLTKLHTYSEYLYHHSVNVSIYSTAVGKLMGMNARELRMLTIGGLVHDIGKLFIPSEILNKKGTLTQDEFTVVKKHPLLGAELLKRLKVDEPILKVVLEHHERNDGSGYPKGLKADKISIFGKIGAVCDVFDAITSDRVYKSAKNPNEAIREMNSEVGKLLDKTVFEYLVTNIGLFPVGTLVLLNTKEVGVVCGQNKNPSEPILIVFLRSDGKKIPPMLVDLSKKSFAKRKIVKALDYPISKIPKSVINMIDKMYETVS; encoded by the coding sequence ATAGGATATTAAAGCTTGATGTTGATTGGGTTGATACGAGGTTTTTAAAAAAAAATGTAGTTGTTGATAGTGAATTAAAGCAAAATTTAATTAAACATGGCATAAAATATGTATATATTAGTGATGACTATAGTAATTATATCCCAAATATAAAAGATTTAGAATCTGTTAGCTTTAAGACTGTATATGATAATCCTAAAATATATCTACATTCAGTAGCTGTTGTAAAGGCGGTATTCAATGAGATATTAGAAAAAAAGACCGTTAATCTAGATGCTATCTATAAGGCAGCTGACAAAGTTGTAGAGACTACAACTAAAGATTATAGACCTTTAGTGTATCTTACAAAATTACATACCTATTCTGAATATCTATATCATCATTCAGTTAATGTCTCAATCTATTCTACTGCTGTTGGAAAACTAATGGGAATGAATGCAAGAGAATTAAGGATGCTTACTATAGGAGGCCTGGTTCACGATATTGGTAAACTTTTTATCCCATCAGAGATATTGAATAAAAAAGGTACTTTAACACAGGATGAATTTACTGTTGTTAAAAAACATCCTCTATTGGGGGCAGAACTTTTGAAGAGGTTAAAAGTAGATGAACCTATTCTAAAGGTTGTTTTAGAGCATCATGAAAGGAATGATGGCTCAGGATATCCTAAGGGATTGAAGGCTGATAAAATATCTATCTTTGGTAAAATTGGTGCTGTTTGTGATGTCTTTGATGCTATAACAAGTGATAGGGTATATAAAAGTGCTAAGAACCCCAATGAAGCTATCAGAGAGATGAATTCTGAGGTTGGCAAATTATTAGATAAAACAGTATTTGAATACTTAGTGACCAATATTGGTCTATTTCCAGTTGGTACTTTAGTTTTGTTAAACACAAAAGAGGTGGGAGTAGTCTGTGGGCAGAATAAAAACCCCAGTGAGCCTATACTTATAGTCTTTTTAAGATCCGATGGTAAAAAGATTCCACCTATGCTAGTAGATTTGTCAAAAAAAAGCTTTGCTAAAAGAAAGATTGTCAAAGCATTAGACTATCCAATAAGTAAAATCCCAAAGAGTGTTATTAATATGATAGACAAAATGTATGAAACAGTTTCTTAG